In one window of Candidatus Binatia bacterium DNA:
- a CDS encoding glutathione S-transferase N-terminal domain-containing protein, translating to MIELYTAPTPNGWKISIALEELGLPYEVRVVNLLAGEQKRPEYLRLNPNGRIPTIVDHDNDDFVVFESGAILVYLAEKTGRLMPQDPKGRSLVLQWLMFQMAGIGPMMGQANVFYRYFPEKIPAVIARYQNECRRLFEVLNTRFAEHEYLAGDYSIADIANWAWVRTYKWSGVSIDGLDHLRRWMDQMAARPACQRGVQIPAPVPNLTEPENEEAAKAFAEAAQKLLQR from the coding sequence ATGATCGAGTTGTATACGGCCCCAACGCCGAACGGTTGGAAGATTTCCATCGCGCTTGAAGAACTCGGTCTTCCCTACGAAGTGCGGGTCGTCAATCTTCTCGCTGGGGAGCAAAAGCGCCCCGAGTATTTGCGGCTCAACCCCAATGGGAGGATCCCCACCATCGTCGACCACGACAACGACGACTTTGTGGTTTTCGAATCGGGCGCCATTCTCGTTTACCTGGCCGAGAAAACTGGTCGCTTAATGCCGCAAGATCCGAAGGGGCGCTCGTTGGTTCTCCAGTGGCTCATGTTCCAGATGGCGGGCATTGGTCCCATGATGGGCCAGGCCAACGTGTTCTACCGGTACTTTCCGGAAAAGATTCCGGCGGTCATCGCACGCTACCAAAACGAGTGTCGGCGACTCTTCGAAGTGCTGAACACGCGCTTCGCGGAGCACGAATACTTGGCGGGTGACTATTCGATTGCGGACATTGCCAATTGGGCTTGGGTGCGAACGTACAAGTGGTCGGGAGTGTCCATCGATGGCCTCGACCATTTGCGGCGCTGGATGGATCAAATGGCAGCCCGTCCGGCCTGCCAGCGCGGGGTCCAAATTCCAGCACCGGTGCCGAACCTCACGGAGCCGGAAAACGAAGAGGCTGCGAAGGCCTTTGCAGAAGCGGCCCAAAAGCTTCTCCAACGGTAG